The DNA sequence atggagaataagggaaaccggatcatttctgcaatcctccaaaatgggtctccttcagatccaaaggatttacttccaagtaaacctgcagcttctacactgattattttgcagtgaataataataataataataattccttaataagaataataaatggatgggggctctgacacggaggatagatGTACGTagagatgaggagaatgacaagaagatagatgtagatgtggctgaaatggatgaggagaatgacaggagaatagatgtagatgtggctgaaatggatgggagctctgacacggaggatagatgtagatgtggctgaaattgatgggggctctgacacggaagacccgtttgaatttggctgcaagggatgggaaaatagaagagaggaagaaacgtgaagcaatCTTTCACGTGAGGCTAGTATTCACGTGAaaatggaaccaggaagtggcccccttcttcacctcagaagtgcaaaggttcatgatgcgttcagagccccactgaacatgcaCAAGGGccccaattcgaatcattgaatccgcatggtatgtaccagtgttgtaatacaatgtgcactcagtccactttgactcaggaatcaccactaTTTCGGTTTTCAtatgtgataattcatcacatgaattgccttggattcaaattgactctgcttccccttcaattcaaattggctctggatttgagttccagtctcatgtgtgataagggtATAAGCCAggtgtagtgaggtactcacccaggtagaaagagctgaaggggctaagggcagccaggtggtggaggttgaggggaaggaggaagttaacccagaggtggagccagtggaggaaggaggaggagctggaaggattataaaagcagaagggctgaGGTGTGGGagggatgtatgtatgtatgtggaaGAGCTGTTCGGGCAGCAGCAGCCGGGGAAGGtaaagaacagggtttaaggaggccagagagggacagagtccctgcgcctcttccaagaagggccctatggccaaagcagaggccccaagAGGAGGAGAGGCGACAGAACCCTCGAGAGGAGGAAGCCTGGGCTTTTGTGGGCTCTGGGGAATGGACAACcagagaccttgaggatttggaggatGAGTGGTGGAGTCCACAAGAGAAGCTTTGGGGAACAAGCCCTGTCATGATGGGAAGTGGGAATGTCTGACTTGaagactggactttatgttttgagttatcatctactggatacaaagctattttcttattaaaggtacagttgtaccacacttgcctgagtaagtttgttgtgcatgtgggagagagcataaggggaggagtctgtttccttgcaagatggagtctgctatgccagccccgcccacaccaggatttgaaacctgttctccagagtcatagtccagcactcaaaccattacaccacattggttgGGACCAGaccaagatattttgttgttaGAGGGAGAAGGCAAGATGGCATGCCATCTTCCTAAATTCAGAAGCAAAACTGGACTGGCAGCcaaatcttctttcttcactggcaAATAGACAGTCCCACACCTTTCCAAATTTAGAAGTGCAGGACATACCATGTGCTCTGTCCTTCGGCAGAAAAAAAGTAGTGAGGACTCGGAAgaattttgggaggggggggttgggctatgtggccatgttctagaatattttcttcctgatgtttcgcccagcatctgtgctggcaatttcagagaatgcttgcctttctccaggcaagcattctctgaagatgccagccacagatgctggccgaaacatcaggaagaaaatattctagaacatggccacatagcccgaaaaacccacaaaaaatcatggatgccggccatgaaagccttcaacttcacatccagAAGAATGGTTGGGTGGCTACAACTGATAAcccccagcatctgctgcctgagtcATTTGCTTCATTTGCCCCACTCTGCTGGTAGGTTGGGCcctgaaaaaaaatcagtaaatttCCAAACTCCTCTCTTGTCTACTTTGTAGGTCACTTCCAATGCCACTATAGTTTTCCCACCAGCTTTGTCCCCTTAGGCCTCTCAATCCATTTTGCCTGCCTGCAGCAAAGAGGATGGAGCCAGCACTCATAAGACAGATAATAAAGCATATCATTTTAATCTTGTTCATTCTTTTTCTCCAGATCTCTGGTGCTGTGCTGATTTCAGCTCTGGTGCAGGTGGTGCTGGGGCTGTCAGGTGCCTGTGGATGGATTGTTCATCGCTGTGGACCTATGGTTGTGGCACCAAGCCTTTCTATCATTGGACTTTCAGCATACAGGCCTGCTGCTCTTCTCTGCTCAGAGAACTGGGTTATCGCCCTGCTGTATGTTCCTTAACAGTGCTCTTGCCAAGCAAAAACTGAGCATCAGCATAGTGTATTTTTGTATCATTCAGAAAGGTGTACTCTTACGAAATGGGGAGGCAGCTCTCTTTGGCTAGGGAACTCCAGCTACTAAATTTCATGAACTTCCCAACAGAAAGCTCTGAAGCAAGCTAGATAATATTTGTGCTGAAATTTAAATTCAGGGATCAGTGTTCTAAAGCAAAATATGAGTTACCAACCCTTTGAAATGGCCAGATTCTGATTCAATTGAATATCAAGTGATTCCACTAAATTTCACAAAACCTAACATTGAGTTTTTAGGATTTCTTTACTTGAGGTTTTTTCCCATTATGAAATTCCATCCCTATAGGAATGCTTGATAAtatgtaatttcttttttctaGTGTAAATTCTCGAAGTTTAAGAATTTTATATTTTGACATTAGAAGTCAACCTtgcattttgttacttttgttcTGTGCTAATATTACTGGAATTTCAAAGCAACAGTCTTCctctcccattttctctttcagcATGAAGATGGAATGGGAAGAGGGTTTCTGTTCTCCATCTCACTTAAACTGgaggtgagaatcatgcagccctccagatgttgttggactgtaaatccCATAAGCCCTAGCTAGCAAAGCTAGTGGGGAagaatgctaggatttgcagttcagcaTCTGAAGGGCTACACAATTCTCACCCCAAAGTTAAGCTAAGAGGCCAATTTGAGCTGAGCTGTTTCACAGAGGTAGCTCATAGTATGCGTGTATCTGTAAAACAATATTCTGCACAAATGGCAGCACATTGCTAAATATCACTTATTCTCTGTTTCTTTTAGACTTGTGTTGCTGAGTGTTTTACTATCCCAGCACCTGGCTTCCTTCCGATTGCCCCTCTGCCGGTGGACCAAGGCAAGCGGCTTCTCTGTAAAACTGAGTGGCCTATCCCTGCACATGTTTTCGGTAGGAATATATGAGTTACCACCTAGTCATGCTCCCATACTCCCCCATCCTCTCCTCATATCTCCTGCATATCTAAAGCAGAAGTGTCAAAACTCAGGCCACCTGGCCCTTAGGGCATCTTCAGATTCCCTGAGTCTCCAGAGACATTGGTtagtttttttttccattctaaAGGGCTTAAAAACCTTTCCAAAGGTTCAAAGGCCATTCTAAAGTCAGTTATTGGCAGTAAGATCTTTAAAGTAATATATGCTGTCATTTTGCTTTAGTAATATGATTCCCATGAACTTAGGCTGTAAGGGTATATTGATCCTGCATTTTGTTCACCCCTTCTCTAAAGAATGAGTTGAGAGGGATGCCTTGGTGTATCCTAATTTGGGGATGAATTACTTTTTGCACCTGACCCATAGTGAGGGCAAAGTGTTGCTCCTATTCTGTGGGGCTCCAGGAGACCACATTTGTTAACTGGCTCAGTGACTGTTAATTCCCTCAGCCAAGGAAATCCTAGTGATGCTTCTGTGAGGGTGAGAGCATGAGTTCAGCTGCTTGAAAATGTATATgcctgttgttagctgcccctgACTTGACTCCGACTCAAGGTGacccttgtggatgagacatcaccaagaatccctatcctccactgccttgcccaggtcctgcaagcccttgcacattaccacccccacccccccaattgAGTCTTTGCATCTGGtctgaggtcttcctctctttcttctactttacacctttcctagcataattgttttttctagtgatctgtgccttcccattatgtggccaaagtacgatagtctcaacttcatcatcttagcttccaagaagagctctggtctgatctgttcaagaacccatttgtttgtcttcttgactgcCCACGGGATCCTaggtactcttctccagcaccacatttcgaatgagttttctttctgtctgctcccttcattgtccagctcttgcatccatccATGGCTACAGGAAATATAGTGgcctggacgattctgactttagtgctcagttatacttctttgctcttcagtatcttgtccaattcttgcatagctgcccttcccattcttagtcttcttctgtaTGACTGATATGTCTGTAGTGGTAGCTAAACCCACAGTTTTGTTCAAAGGGCCATTTGTTTCCCCCTCAGAAGTCTATATGTTGCAATACTACTGTAGTACAACTTTTTAGATGTGCCACTCTACTTCTTCACTTCTCCCAAAATTTGCACAATTATGGGTGTGGATTAACAATCCCAGAAGTACCTTTCCTTTTGTCTTCCACATGTACCCCAATCCAAGGATACACTCTACCCACCCTCACTTTCCCACTGAAACTTTCTGAGCCAATGTCCACTAGTATTTTATTAGGAATGGGGGgttgaccctccagatattgttgggttgTAACTCCTATTATTCTTCACCATGGGTGGTGGGTAGGGCTAATttgagttggagtccaacaacctCAGGCGATCCAAATCCCTGTGTTATAGAGATGGATCCAGGGACAGCCAGTGAGATTCTTTTTATGTTCATTTTGCTTTAGGTCTTGCTGCCATTCTCTGGGATCTGGCTTGTCTGTGGGATTCTGAGGCCTGTTCCAACACCTTGGGAGATGTTGCACCTTTCCTCACACTATCTGATCTTTGCCAATAGCACCTCGCAGTCCCCATGGCTCAAAGTCCCTTATCCAGGCAGGTATTCATCTATTACAATCAACAGGAACATAAAAAGACcatttcacaatattaaaaccacatcATAACACTGTAAATAGTgggtggtttgtgtgtgtgtatgtgtgtgtattgtttgcaTTTGTACctgcacacaaacaaacacacacatcatgaAGCCTCAATAAGTTCTGTCCTATTGGTTTAGGAGGTCTGGATTTCActtcccatctctctttctcttctataGGGGAGCAGGGCTGGCCAATACTTAGCACCCGTGCAGTGGGGATTGGTGTTGCCATGGGTATTGCTGCAAGTGTGAACTCTCTCGGCTGCTACTTGCTATGCAGCAAAGCCCTAAGGCTTCCAGCCCCAGCACAACATGCATGCAACAGAGGGCTCTGTGCAGAAGGGCTTGCTAGTCTCCTGTCAGCTGTGCTTGGGAGTGTTTCTGGAACTGGATCAAGCATGTCTAATACTTGTGCTGCCCGTTTGACCAAGGTAGGAGCATGGGTTGGGCCCTGGGCATTCTTTTGAGTGGAAGTGGTGCACAAGCAGATGCTGAGATCTCTCATGAGAACCAGTAGGTAGCTCTTTGCAAAGGAAATTGGGGTGGATATCTCCACTTTCAGGGATTACCTTAACCTTTGATGTCTCTCATTAATGTATGAAGCTGCCATTTAGCAAACTAGACAAGTGGTTTATCTATTCCAATAACAAAATTTGAGAAAGTTAaattttgcactacaactcccagagtcttTCTAGAGGCTTTTGAGTTAGTagtccaaaaaaaattttttttttttttcagactggcactgtctactctgactggcaCCAGTTACTCAGGATCTCCTAGATTTTGCTAGAAATGCCAAAAAAGTGAACATGTGAAAAATATTTGCTCTACAGTTGAGGTACACAAGctcatttttctctctcacacacgctTTTTTTAGCCATTTGAGAAAATGTAAAGAGatctttagcacctttgagactaactgaaagaaagaagttggcaaaatgaggtttcatagactctagtctacttccttagattatttagtggagtggaaaccagggatagacatatatactgtatgccattggtatgtgagaatgtcaattcaaatccaacaaactaacaaggctatatctttgaattttattttcatgttcatGTTACACATGGACAGGAAACTAAGCTATAAACAGGTGGTGATGCTGAGGATGCTATAATTATTTCTAAACAAGGCttttattgtgcaattgcacTGCCTTGTTCATGGAATTTTACAGTAAAACACAGATGATCCCCTAAGAAGGATAATAGCCCAGAAGGGTTTTCTGGACTTTTGTCTGTTCATAGGTTGCCATGATAATGTGAATGATCTCTTTAAGGGAAGGGAAAGTAGAGTGGAGCAGGACTTTACTACTGACAGGCCAATACCATCTTCACTTTGACAAGAATGAAAGATTTCCCAGAGGAAATAAATTACACTGAGGTGTCTCTTCTCCAGTCAAGGAATCCATCCTGTATCTGtatgtttttgtcttgttttctgtCTCTACCACCTCCTTCCTTGCCACTCTCTGGAAAGCAGAGGAGCCCTGAGCAGTGAATATGCATGAAGGAACAAAAGGTTATCCTGGGAAGGCTGTGCTGGGTTTTGCCGGGGGCAATCTCTCATACCCTATTTCCCTCAATCAGACTACATCATCTCGCTCAGTGTGGCTTGCTGCATTGGCATGTGTGCTGTTGGGCCTGTCTCCCAGGCTCATGGGACTGCTAACCACCATCCCTTTGGGAATTCATGGTAATGaatatttctttcccttcctttcttatCTGCCTTTGGCTCCCTGCTTGTACATCTCACACTGCCAATTGTTTTATAATGCATGTGGGAGAGATAAATGAGTGTGATTCAGACTAATAAAAATCAAAGAAGACAATTATGAAACATCTGCCTGCCTGTCCTCTGAGTCACTCCATGGCAGCCCCATGCCTTCTGAATATGGGTGAACGTCTGTGAACTGCAGCGTGTGAttgctcttccttcctctccccatgACTTAGTGCCTTTTCTAACTTCAATTCTCTTCattcagtttgttttccttctttcttaacCTCAGGAGGAGTGCTCTCTGTGACATACAGTGTGGCTGTCGGCACCGGTGTCTCCTATTTCCAACACACAGACATTGACTCAGGCAGGAATATCTTCATTGTGGGCTTCACCATGTTTATGGGACTGCTGGTTCCACGGTGGCTCTTTGCTGCGCCAGGAGCACTGGTCACAGGTGCTAAGAGTGGAAACGCTACATGAATTGGGCTGGGGGACAGGAAAAGAAATCTTGAGGATGCAGGGCAAACCACAGATGAAAAATGTCACATTCACAAGACCACTTATTTTTCTCTGGGGGAAAATGATATATTGGAGGAATGTTAGATTTATAGAAATGAAAGACTAAAACATCCCCTATTTCAGACTTCTGAACTAAGCTGCActgatattaaaaagaaaagcagaagtgaaatatttgaataaattGAGTGCCTTCACCCTGGCCTCAGGAATTCCCCATCCCTGCATGCTATCTACTATTAGTGTGAACAAAAGATACATGCTATCCGTTGTGATTGATACTGATTGTTCTTCTGGTCattacaaataataatgataataacaggTTATGACATTGTTAAGATAACCAGGATACTTTCTTTATAGGTTGTATCCCTGTggatctctttttcctttctttgctgATGCATCCTGCCTTTATAACTgggttcctttctttcttcttagaGAACACAGTCTCAGGTAAGGAGGTAGCAAGAGGTCGATCCCTTAACTCCCCATTAATATCTGCAGTAGGTCTATTGGTGGTAGTGGAAAGTGTGGGTTGATTGGCAGTGACAATAGTTAGCATCGTAACAGTGATCATTTGAGAAGAAGAGCATACCATCCTAAGAACGTACCATCATCTTCAAAGGTCTCCAAGAACCAATGTGATCATTGCTTTCAAAGTTATTTTCTCAAACCTGCCTACTGTAGCAGGTATTACTTTAGTGCATTACTCTACCAGGAGAAAAGTACATTTATCTGGAATATGAAACAAGTTCTTTTTGGGTTTGATGATTCTATTGTGGAATTCTTCTGCAAGATAACATTACATTCACATTTTACTCAGTGGTTTTTAACTAAACTGTCAatcactcaccccccccccactagaTCTCTGATTTATAATTCCTATTATATAAGTAAATATGCAAAGTGTGGTCTTACTTTGCTGAATagccatggccggcatccatagttttttgtgggtttcttcgggctatgtgaccatgttctagaagagtttgtttttgacatttcaccagcatctgtgcttggcatcttcagaaaatgctggcatggaagtgagtggggtagccacagagcccaaaaaacccacaaaaaatgtaaTCCTTATTGGAAGACCATTAAAAAtaacagtctttctttctttctttttggcataAGAGCAAACATGGTTACCTCTAATAGATTTAGCAtcaattatattttgtatttttttaaaattatcaagtaacatttattgtttttttgaAGAAAGGTTTTAAGAAAGGTCTCTCCAAGGAGATGTTGACTTGTAGGCCTTTACTAATTTCCTCTGTTACTGAAGGATAATTTGGGAAGATTTtgagataatttaaaaaattaatggagaaaagtaagaatttaaaagcaatacagtaTATTATCTATGAATGCAACATGCTACTTTTTGAAAACAACAAATCGATAATGGGAAGAAATTACCTGTATCTAAAATATGCTAATacagtatgtttaaaaaaaaaacttgaacaaTCTCTGTTCCACAGTGTATGGCTCTTCTAAATTGCCCTATCATTATTCTTAAGGCACCCTGCAGGAACGTGGAATGCTCAACCGCTTGTCCTCATGCAAACCAGAGGCTGGAGAGAATTTCCTGCCTCACAGCCAAAGGGGTTCTGCACAGAGATATGAGCCAGCTCTAGTTTTGCGAAGACATATGTCACATTCATGGTACAAGGCCTTTCCTTTATGTTTTCTCTGTCCTCTGGAGAAGGACAGGGAGGAGGTTGTGAACAGTTACCCACTGGAAGAACTGCACCTTTCTGAAGGGGAAGCCACAGTTCTTCTGCTGAGACAGGAAAGAGTGAAGCCTGAGTCAGAACTGCAGCTGGGATCAGAGCAAGAGCATAACATGATACAAGAGAATTTGGAAAACCATAGATGTGGCATAATGAGACGACCCACCTCTGCTGATCTGGAAGAGTGTCTTTGCTCTGATAGAAACATTATGTGAGGAATGGTACTTGGAAATCTGTCAAAGGAATCTGGCTTTAGACAATTATTGAGAAAAATCTGCAGCCTGAACCATAGGCCAGGAAACAGTCTTATTAACACTCCTTTCTGTTTTTATATCAGAGTCATGACATACCTATGTGTCTAAAAAAGGTCAATCAGCATCACCTCTGcgatttcttttctttgcctcttCTGACAACTTGCATTCAGAC is a window from the Sceloporus undulatus isolate JIND9_A2432 ecotype Alabama chromosome 1, SceUnd_v1.1, whole genome shotgun sequence genome containing:
- the SLC23A3 gene encoding solute carrier family 23 member 3 isoform X2 — its product is MSKASRSSQGILAGPPKAYADPKLLSWPLSCLLALQHLLVLVSFLCIFYFLFINTLPHEKMNGIPHWDELLARNLFACGIAIALQCGMGSRLPLIQAPSFEFLIPAMVLIQHVTPILQTKGNSTEAADICSGPHCENTKNWHWLFCEISGAVLISALVQVVLGLSGACGWIVHRCGPMVVAPSLSIIGLSAYRPAALLCSENWVIALLLVLLSVLLSQHLASFRLPLCRWTKVLLPFSGIWLVCGILRPVPTPWEMLHLSSHYLIFANSTSQSPWLKVPYPGEQGWPILSTRAVGIGVAMGIAASVNSLGCYLLCSKALRLPAPAQHACNRGLCAEGLASLLSAVLGSVSGTGSSMSNTCAARLTKTTSSRSVWLAALACVLLGLSPRLMGLLTTIPLGIHGGVLSVTYSVAVGTGVSYFQHTDIDSGRNIFIVGFTMFMGLLVPRWLFAAPGALVTGCIPVDLFFLSLLMHPAFITGFLSFFLENTVSGTLQERGMLNRLSSCKPEAGENFLPHSQRGSAQRYEPALVLRRHMSHSWYKAFPLCFLCPLEKDREEVVNSYPLEELHLSEGEATVLLLRQERVKPESELQLGSEQEHNMIQENLENHRCGIMRRPTSADLEECLCSDRNIM
- the SLC23A3 gene encoding solute carrier family 23 member 3 isoform X1; its protein translation is MSKASRSSQGILAGPPKAYADPKLLSWPLSCLLALQHLLVLVSFLCIFYFLFINTLPHEKMNGIPHWDELLARNLFACGIAIALQCGMGSRLPLIQAPSFEFLIPAMVLIQHVTPILQTKGNSTEAADICSGPHCENTKNWHWLFCEISGAVLISALVQVVLGLSGACGWIVHRCGPMVVAPSLSIIGLSAYRPAALLCSENWVIALLLVLLSVLLSQHLASFRLPLCRWTKASGFSVKLSGLSLHMFSVLLPFSGIWLVCGILRPVPTPWEMLHLSSHYLIFANSTSQSPWLKVPYPGEQGWPILSTRAVGIGVAMGIAASVNSLGCYLLCSKALRLPAPAQHACNRGLCAEGLASLLSAVLGSVSGTGSSMSNTCAARLTKTTSSRSVWLAALACVLLGLSPRLMGLLTTIPLGIHGGVLSVTYSVAVGTGVSYFQHTDIDSGRNIFIVGFTMFMGLLVPRWLFAAPGALVTGCIPVDLFFLSLLMHPAFITGFLSFFLENTVSGTLQERGMLNRLSSCKPEAGENFLPHSQRGSAQRYEPALVLRRHMSHSWYKAFPLCFLCPLEKDREEVVNSYPLEELHLSEGEATVLLLRQERVKPESELQLGSEQEHNMIQENLENHRCGIMRRPTSADLEECLCSDRNIM
- the SLC23A3 gene encoding solute carrier family 23 member 3 isoform X3, whose amino-acid sequence is MSKASRSSQGILAGPPKAYADPKLLSWPLSCLLALQHLLVLVSFLCIFYFLFINTLPHEKMNGIPHWDELLARNLFACGIAIALQCGMGSRLPLIQAPSFEFLIPAMVLIQHVTPILQTKGNSTEAADICSGPHCENTKNWHWLFCEISGAVLISALVQVVLGLSGACGWIVHRCGPMVVAPSLSIIGLSAYRPAALLCSENWVIALLLVLLSVLLSQHLASFRLPLCRWTKASGFSVKLSGLSLHMFSVLLPFSGIWLVCGILRPVPTPWEMLHLSSHYLIFANSTSQSPWLKVPYPGEQGWPILSTRAVGIGVAMGIAASVNSLGCYLLCSKALRLPAPAQHACNRGLCAEGLASLLSAVLGSVSGTGSSMSNTCAARLTKTTSSRSVWLAALACVLLGLSPRLMGLLTTIPLGIHGGVLSVTYSVAVGTGVSYFQHTDIDSGCIPVDLFFLSLLMHPAFITGFLSFFLENTVSGTLQERGMLNRLSSCKPEAGENFLPHSQRGSAQRYEPALVLRRHMSHSWYKAFPLCFLCPLEKDREEVVNSYPLEELHLSEGEATVLLLRQERVKPESELQLGSEQEHNMIQENLENHRCGIMRRPTSADLEECLCSDRNIM
- the SLC23A3 gene encoding solute carrier family 23 member 3 isoform X5, whose translation is MVLIQHVTPILQTKGNSTEAADICSGPHCENTKNWHWLFCEISGAVLISALVQVVLGLSGACGWIVHRCGPMVVAPSLSIIGLSAYRPAALLCSENWVIALLLVLLSVLLSQHLASFRLPLCRWTKASGFSVKLSGLSLHMFSVLLPFSGIWLVCGILRPVPTPWEMLHLSSHYLIFANSTSQSPWLKVPYPGEQGWPILSTRAVGIGVAMGIAASVNSLGCYLLCSKALRLPAPAQHACNRGLCAEGLASLLSAVLGSVSGTGSSMSNTCAARLTKTTSSRSVWLAALACVLLGLSPRLMGLLTTIPLGIHGGVLSVTYSVAVGTGVSYFQHTDIDSGRNIFIVGFTMFMGLLVPRWLFAAPGALVTGCIPVDLFFLSLLMHPAFITGFLSFFLENTVSGTLQERGMLNRLSSCKPEAGENFLPHSQRGSAQRYEPALVLRRHMSHSWYKAFPLCFLCPLEKDREEVVNSYPLEELHLSEGEATVLLLRQERVKPESELQLGSEQEHNMIQENLENHRCGIMRRPTSADLEECLCSDRNIM
- the SLC23A3 gene encoding solute carrier family 23 member 3 isoform X4 codes for the protein MNGIPHWDELLARNLFACGIAIALQCGMGSRLPLIQAPSFEFLIPAMVLIQHVTPILQTKGNSTEAADICSGPHCENTKNWHWLFCEISGAVLISALVQVVLGLSGACGWIVHRCGPMVVAPSLSIIGLSAYRPAALLCSENWVIALLLVLLSVLLSQHLASFRLPLCRWTKASGFSVKLSGLSLHMFSVLLPFSGIWLVCGILRPVPTPWEMLHLSSHYLIFANSTSQSPWLKVPYPGEQGWPILSTRAVGIGVAMGIAASVNSLGCYLLCSKALRLPAPAQHACNRGLCAEGLASLLSAVLGSVSGTGSSMSNTCAARLTKTTSSRSVWLAALACVLLGLSPRLMGLLTTIPLGIHGGVLSVTYSVAVGTGVSYFQHTDIDSGRNIFIVGFTMFMGLLVPRWLFAAPGALVTGCIPVDLFFLSLLMHPAFITGFLSFFLENTVSGTLQERGMLNRLSSCKPEAGENFLPHSQRGSAQRYEPALVLRRHMSHSWYKAFPLCFLCPLEKDREEVVNSYPLEELHLSEGEATVLLLRQERVKPESELQLGSEQEHNMIQENLENHRCGIMRRPTSADLEECLCSDRNIM
- the SLC23A3 gene encoding solute carrier family 23 member 3 isoform X6 yields the protein MSKASRSSQGILAGPPKAYADPKLLSWPLSCLLALQHLLVLVSFLCIFYFLFINTLPHEKMNGIPHWDELLARNLFACGIAIALQCGMGSRLPLIQAPSFEFLIPAMVLIQHVTPILQTKGNSTEAADICSGPHCENTKNWHWLFCEISGAVLISALVQVVLGLSGACGWIVHRCGPMVVAPSLSIIGLSAYRPAALLCSENWVIALLLVLLSVLLSQHLASFRLPLCRWTKASGFSVKLSGLSLHMFSTTSSRSVWLAALACVLLGLSPRLMGLLTTIPLGIHGGVLSVTYSVAVGTGVSYFQHTDIDSGRNIFIVGFTMFMGLLVPRWLFAAPGALVTGCIPVDLFFLSLLMHPAFITGFLSFFLENTVSGTLQERGMLNRLSSCKPEAGENFLPHSQRGSAQRYEPALVLRRHMSHSWYKAFPLCFLCPLEKDREEVVNSYPLEELHLSEGEATVLLLRQERVKPESELQLGSEQEHNMIQENLENHRCGIMRRPTSADLEECLCSDRNIM